The Candidatus Thermokryptus mobilis nucleotide sequence CTTTATCCTTTTCCCATTCTAAAAAGATCCGATCAAAGCCCTTACCTTGTCTTAAAATAGTATCTGGTTGCAAGTTTCTTTCTTTTCGGGAATCTAAAAGAAAATAGTAAGCGCAATGCGGGAAAATATATTTTATCTCGCTAGAAATCCGAGCATAAGTCAAAAACCCATGGGTGTTCATACTTTGTCCAACTTTAAGTTCGCAGATTATAAGCGGAATTATAATTTCTCCTCTTTTACCAATGTTCCTTATGTAAACCCCATTGCCAAGCTTTTCAGTGGCAAGGGTATCTTTGTAAAACACGATGTCCTGTTGCTGAAGCCCCAAAACTGGTCTCCAATTTCCTTCTTTATCTTTACCAAATGTAAAATCTTTTAAAATATTTACTTCTTTATCAACCTTAACATCAGAAAATTTCCTGTCGGAATATAATTTAGCTCTAAAAAATTTCAACACTCGATTAGTAAATTCTAGTTCAGTTGTCATAGTAAATTTCTAATATGTTAAACCTTTAAAATAAATAAGGCGAGGGAGCCCCGCAAAAAATAAACTTTAGAGTAAATTTTTCACTTTGCTCTCAAAGAGAATTGGATTTTCGTTTCCCTTTCTGAAAATCTCCCGTTTGTATTATCAAAAAAAAGCTCCGCGGGCAGGACTCGAACCTGCAACCCGCTGGTTAACAGCCAGCTGCTCTGCCAATTGAGCTACCGCGGAAAGTCATTATTAATATAATACCAAAATCAAAAAAAATCAAGTCACAAAGCCAAAAATCTTGACTTTTATCTCTCTTATCTTTATTATTTGAAAAAATCAAAAGCCAATTGTTAACAATGAAAAAATTTTTAAAGGAGGAAAACTTTAGAAGAACAAAAATCGTCTGCACACTTGGACCTGCAACTAACACGCTTGAAAAAATTATTGAGCTTATAAATGCTGGGATGGATATCGCAAGGTTGAACTTTTCACATGGCGATTACGATGACCATCTCAATTTCATAAATCTTGTCAGAAAAGCATCCGAAATCACAGGGAAACACATTTCAATACTTCAGGACTTACAAGGTCCGAAGATCAGGGTTGGGAGGTTAAAAAATGAACCGATAGAATTAAAAATCGGAGAACTAATTTATCTTGCATCCGAACAAGTTGAGGGGAACGGTCAAATCATACCGATTCAATATGAATACATCGCTGAGGACGTAAAACCTGGCGACACCATTTTACTTGACGATGGGTTGATTGAACTTAAAGTTATTGAAATTAAAAGCAGGAAAGTAAAGTGTGAGGTTGTTGATGGTGGGCTTTTAAAGTCACATAAAGGTGTCAATTTACCCGGTGTAAATGTTCGCATACCGTCACTGACAGAAAAAGATGTTCAAGATTTAAAATTCGGTATAGAAAACGGTGTTGACATGGTTGCATTATCCTTTGTGCGCAGGAAGAAAGATGTCCTTGATTTACTTTCAAAGATGGAAGAATTCGGGAAGACGCTACCTGTAATCGCTAAAATTGAACGGGTTGAAGCGATAAAGTCAATTGATGAGATCATTGATATATCCGACGGCATAATGATTGCAAGGGGTGATCTTGGGGTTGAACTTCCAACTGAGGATGTTCCGATTTTACAAAAGATGTTAATCAAGAAAGCAAACAAACTCGGCAAGCCAGTTATCACAGCAACGCAGATGTTAGAATCAATGGTTTCAAATCCGAGACCGACCCGAGCTGAAGCTACTGATGTAGCCAATGCTGTCCTTGACGGAACAGATGCAGTAATGTTAAGCAGTGAAACATCCATCGGTGAATTTCCGATTGAATCCGTTAAAATGATGGATAAAATCATAAGAACTGCTGAAACGCAGTATAAATTTTACGAGCCGATATTTGACCCGAACTTAAAGCTTAAAGATGAGGTTGACGCAATAGGTCGTGCAGCTTGTCTTCTTGCACAACAACTGAACGCTAAGGCAATAGTTACGATAACCCACACGGGAGCAACAGCAAAAGCAATCGCTAAATATAGACCATATGTTCCGATAATCGCACTGACGGATAGCGAAGAGGTTGTCAAAAGGCTAAATCTTGTCTGGGGTGTGATCAGCGTTAAGATAAAGGAAATTTCTGAAACAGATAAAACGATTGAAACAGCAAAGGAACAACTTAAGGAAAGCAAAATTTTGAATAAAGGTGA carries:
- the pyk gene encoding pyruvate kinase; protein product: MKKFLKEENFRRTKIVCTLGPATNTLEKIIELINAGMDIARLNFSHGDYDDHLNFINLVRKASEITGKHISILQDLQGPKIRVGRLKNEPIELKIGELIYLASEQVEGNGQIIPIQYEYIAEDVKPGDTILLDDGLIELKVIEIKSRKVKCEVVDGGLLKSHKGVNLPGVNVRIPSLTEKDVQDLKFGIENGVDMVALSFVRRKKDVLDLLSKMEEFGKTLPVIAKIERVEAIKSIDEIIDISDGIMIARGDLGVELPTEDVPILQKMLIKKANKLGKPVITATQMLESMVSNPRPTRAEATDVANAVLDGTDAVMLSSETSIGEFPIESVKMMDKIIRTAETQYKFYEPIFDPNLKLKDEVDAIGRAACLLAQQLNAKAIVTITHTGATAKAIAKYRPYVPIIALTDSEEVVKRLNLVWGVISVKIKEISETDKTIETAKEQLKESKILNKGDLVIMTAGIPLFKRGSTNMIEVEKI